AATAAAGCATATCCTTGGTGTTTAAAACAATTCATAATTTTTCCTATCTTTAATAAAATGAATAAAAAACTTACCATAAAGTTGGTAAGTTTTTTTGCGTAAGATGAAACTAGCAAGATAGCAGTTAAAAACGCCGAATCCAAAGCAATAAATTATTATTTTATGTAAAAATACGCATACATTTTTGCATCGTCATATGAATGAAAAGTCCTTTGTTACGGTTTAGAAGGAGATATTACGTTTAAAACGTAACTGATACGTTTTATCTTGACGAGTTATTTTTTGTCTGTTAAATTAATTGTCGTGGCAAATCGGAAAATTACGATTTGATTTCATCGTGTTTAATTTAGGAGGCATAATTGAATGAAAAAATATATACTTGGCTTAGGTGTTTTACTAAGTGCCGTTGTTCTCACAGCTTGTGGCAATAATAAAGAGGCTAGCAGTCAAAATAACGACGGCAAAATAAAAGCAATTGCGACTTTTTATCCGATGTATGAATTCACTAAAGAAGTGATGGGAAATGAAGGAGAAGTTGAACTTTTAATTCCGGCAGGAACAGAACCCCACGATTATGAACCAAGTGCTAAAGATATTGCAAAAATTTCGGAGGCGGATGCTTTTGTCTACAATAGTGAAGAGATGGAAACATGGGTAGATAAAATTAAAGACAATATCGATAAAGATAAGACCAAAATGATTGAAGCGTCGCATCAGATTGACTTACTGGCATCTAGTAATGACGGTCATGATCACGATGAAGATGTAGACGAACACGCCCACGAAGACGAACATACCCATTCAAAAGATCCGCATGTCTGGACTGATCCTGTGATGGCAGTGAAAGAAGTAAAGGAAATTCAAGAAGAGTTAGCAGAAAAATATCCGGCTAAAAAAGCACAATTTGAAAAAAATGCTACTAGTTATATTGCTAAATTAAATGATCTAGATAATAAATATGAAGCAGCTTTTAAAAATGCCCAAAATAAAACATTTGTAGTGCAACATGCAGCTTTTGGTTATTTAGCTAATCAATATGGTTTAACGCAAGAATCTATTTCTGGTATTTCACCAGATCAAGAGCCTTCGCCAAGTCGTTTAGCGCAGTTAAAACATTTTGTCGCTGAACATGATACCAAAGTTATCTACTTTGAAGAAAATGCTAATTCGAAAGTAGCAGAAACTTTATCCAAAGAAACAGGCGTAAAACTAGCGGTTTTAAATCCATTGGAAAGCTTGACACAAAAACAAATAGATCAAGGGGAAAACTATCTTTCTGTAATGGAAAAAAATTTGCAGGCTTTGCAAGCAACAATTAAGTAAGGTATGGTAAAAATCGCATTATAGCTAGTTAGTAAATTGAAGCTTGCGATAAAGTAGCCCATATAGTTGTTAAAATTTTCTACTTATTAACTTTTAACTTTAAAAGAAGAGGAGGCGCAACTTTGCGCTATATCGATGTTAAAGATTTAACGTTTTATTACGATGACGAACCGGTTTTAGAAGATATTTCGTATTACGTAGAGGATGGCGAGTTTGTCATTTTGACTGGTGAAAATGGCGCTGCTAAATCTACCTTAATCAAAGCAACGCTTGGACTTTTAAAACCGAGTAAAGGTTCTATCGAACTAGCTAAGGAAAATGCGGCGGGAAAAAAGATTAGTATCGGGTATATTCCTCAACAAGTAGCCTCTTTTAATGCTGGATTTCCGAGTACAGTGGAAGAGCTAGTTCGTTCAGGCCGCTATCCGCGGGGGCGTTGGTTCAAACGCTTGAGTAAAAAAGATCATGAACATGTGAAAAAAGCCTTAGAAGCTGTCGGAATGTGGGAAATGCGCCACAAAAAAATTGGTGAACTATCAGGTGGCCAAAAACAGCGTATCAGTTTAGCCCGCATTTTTGCGACAGATCCGGATTTATTTATTTTAGATGAACCAACTACGGGAATGGATGAGCAGTCCCGTAATGAATTTTACCGTTTATTGCGGCATAGTGCTCATCAACATGGCAAGGCCATCTTAATGATTACCCATGATCATGAAGATATTAAACAATATGCGGATCGCCAAATTCGCTTAGTACGTAAAGAAGATTCGCCATGGCGCTGTTTTCATATCGATCGTGAATAGGATTATCGTTTGTCTAGGCTAAGTTTATTTGTTAAAAAACGCAAGTGTGAAGGTTAACAAAAAGGAGATTTTATTTTTGAGCTTACTAAATTATGAATTTATGCAACGAGCAGTTTTAGCAGCGATTTTTATTGCTGGTATTGCGCCAATGTTAGGGGTATTTTTAGTGATTCGGCGTCAGTCACTTATGGCGGATACTTTGTCTCATGTATCATTAGCAGGTGTCGCACTCGGATTTTTCTTGAATTTAAATCCGAATTTGACAACGATGTTAGTTGTAGTTGTAGCAGCGGTTGTTTTAGAATATTTACGTTCGATGTACCGCAGTTATTCGGAGATTTCCATTGCAATTTTAATGGCTGGTGGATTAGCGTTGGCGCTTGTTTTAATGAATTTGTCTGGTGGTAATTCTGCGACAAGTATTCAATCGTACCTTTTTGGCTCAATTGTGACGATTACAAGTGGCCAAGTTATTTTTCTGGCAGTTTTATTTGTTATTGTCCGTGTATTGTTTTTTTTATTTAAAAGACCAATGTATGTACTAACTTTTGATGAAGATAGCGCTCATGTAGATGGACTGCCAGTTCATTTGATGTCCATGGCATTTAATATTTTAACAGGTGTGGCAATTGCCGTGATGATTCCGATTGCCGGGGCACTCCTTATTTCGGCAATTATGGTTTTACCAGCAGCTATTGCCATGCGTTTAGGAAAAAGCTTTGATGTGGTGATTTGGATTGCAACCTTTGTCGGTCTTTTTGGAATGTTGAGTGGTTTGACGACTTCATTTTATTTGGATACGCCACCAGGAGCTACTATTACGCTAGTTTTTATCGGTTTATTTTTAATTGTGAACGTCAGCAAACGACTTTTTGTAGCATTACAACGTTTTAAAAATAAAAAAATTTCACAATAAAATTGTTTTACTGTAAATTTGTAAACGAAAGGAATGGGAGAAGGTCTATAGACCTTCTCCCATTCCTTTTTTATTTTCACTCGTTAGATTTTTGCCGCACTATTTTGGATATTTTCAAAGAAAGCGTTCACGTTTTACGAACTATTTTGCTTTTTTTTCAGTTAATGCTCGCTTTTTTTGTAATAAGCCCTTATAATAAGGCGAGAAATTTATCAGGAGAGTGAACAGTGTGAAAGTACGTCGTAGTGAACGATTAATCGATATGACGCATTATTTATTGGAACATCCTCACGAGTTGATTCCATTAACCTTTTTTGCGAAACGTTACGAATCGGCTAAATCTTCTATCAGTGAAGACTTGGCTATCGTAAAAAAAACATTTAAAGAGCGGGGAACTGGAATTTTAGATACAATTCCTGGCGCTGCCGGTGGTGTATTATTTGTGCCAGAAATTCCTTATGAGGATGCAAAAAAATATATTCACGACTTGGCAGAACGTTTATCAGAACAAGACCGCTTGTTACCAGGTGGCTATGTTTATTTATCAGACTTGTTGGGAGAACCAGAGTTATTACGACAAGTAGGTCGTATTATTGCTTCAAAATATTTAGGTCAAAAAATCGATGCCGTGATGACAGTCGCGACCAAAGGGGTGCCAATTGCCCAAGCGGTATCTTCTTATTTGAATGTACCTTTTGTGATCGTACGCCGCGATTCCAAAATTACCGAAGGATCAACCGTTAGTGTAAATTACGTTTCCGGTTCTTCGGAACGTATCGAGAAAATGGAATTATCAAAACGTAGCTTAAAACGGGGCTCTCGCGTGTTAGTAGTAGATGATTTCATGAAAGGCGGCGGTACCGTCAATGGCATGAAGAGTTTAATTGAAGAATTTGAATGTGAATTAGTTGGGGTAACCGTTTTTGCTGAAACGAAGTTTAAAGGCATCAAAGCAATTAAAGATTATACCTCTTTGCTTTATGTAGAAGATGTTGATACCAAAACCAAGACTATTTCTGTTGTACCAGGAAATTATTTTTCTGCATAAAAACAGGCAACCTTACAAGGTATTGTAAGGTTGTTTTTTTTGTCAAGATACAAATTCTAATAATTGCTGACTTGGCAAAAGAACGCTTTATTTGTATAGTTAGACTAAAGTTAAACAATGGAAAGCCGGGATAGATTGTGGATACATATAAGATTAATACCGACAATGGTACCAAATTGGATTTACTAGTATTAACGTGTCAAAAACCAAAGGCAATTGTGCAAATTATTCACGGAGCATTAGAATATAAAGAACGCTATCTTCCTTTTGCAAAATTTTTACAAAGTCATAATTTTGTAGTTATTTTGTCTGATAATAGAGGACACGGTGCATCGGTGTCTGCAGCAGATCCGTTTGGAGTAATGGAAAGTTTTTCTACCTTAGTCAATGATCAAGTAATTATCAGCGATTTTATTCAAACGAAATATCCTAATTTACCGCTTTATTTATTCGGTCATTCTTTTGGTTCTATCATTGCCCGTAATTATTTACAAAAAAATGATCAACGAGTGACGAAAGTCGCATTAACCGGGACGGCAAATTATGTACCGGTAGTTCCATTAGGAATAGCTGTAGGTAAGTTTTTTTTACGTTTCAACGATAATCAAAAACAAAACAAATTTTTGAATTGGCTTTCTGGCAACATGGGCGTTGAGCACGATTGGCTAAGCAATAATCCAGCAAATAATGCACAATGCCGGCAAGATAAACAGATGGTACCTGTTTATCCAGTCCGAAGTTTACTAACTATTTGGGAAGGGGATCGTCAATTAAAAAATTATTCTGCTTATCACTGTCAAAACCCCCAATTACCTATTTTAAGTGTGGTAGGAGCACAAGATGTTAAAATAACGGGCGGAAAAAAAGGACTGGCAGATACACTTGCCACATTAAAGAAAATCGGCTATACAAATGTTAAAAGTATTGAGATGCCGGGGATGAAACATGAAGTCTTAAATGAACTTGACAAGCAAGCCGTTTATACCGTCTTACTGAATTTTTTGGAAGAATAATAAAAAACCGGAATGACAACATGAAAGATGTTGTCATTCCGGTTTTTTAATAAAATTATTCCCATTTTTTTGAAAGGAAGAAGCTTTCTTTTTCCAGAATTTTAGTCAGCAATTTAACAAAAAAACTAACGAAAGGGCCAATTAGAATTACCCCTAAAATGGTACCAACACCTATTGAAGCACCTAGTAAAATCCCCAATGATAAAAAGAAAACATCTAGTAAAAGACGCACAATGCCCATGTCCTGACTTGTCTTTTGAGCTAAAAAAATAGAAAAGGCCTCAACGGCGCCACTGCCAACATCAGCACAAATATAAAGTGCTATTCCGATTGAAAAAAATAAAATTCCTATGAATAGTTTGAGATAAGAAAATCCAGTGAGGGGAAGAAAATAAGGAAATAATTTGAACCAAAAATCAATAAGACTTCCTAAACCAAATGCGTATAATACGCTACCGATTTTGACAAAGTTGCGATCAAACAAAAATAAAACTGTCAGTAATAGCAGTCCAGCTACTATACAACTGATGCCAAACGATAATTGCAATTGATCAGCTATACCAAGTGAGAATGTACTAAACGCATCCATGCCCATTGCGGCAGAACTAAACAGTGCAGCGCCAAAAGAAGCGCTTAGGAGTCCAGTGCTAAACAAGCTAATTTTTTTATACATAGTACCTCCATTTCTAAAAAGGCAGGCACAGCTTTTAGTCGCGTGCCTGCTGTCTATCTTAATGTTCAGTTACTAAATAATTATCTACTGCTAACTTTGCGCCGTTTGTCGCAATTACTTGTTGATACCAATAAAAGGAATCCTTTTTATAGCGATTTAAATCTTTTTCATCTTCATCGGTACGATTAACATAAACAAAACCATACCGTTTTTTGTAGCCGTTACTTGTAGATAATAAATCAATGTATGACCACGGGCAGTAAGCTAATAATTCGACGCCGTTGTCAATCGCATTTTTCATAGCGATAACGTGTTTTTGCAAGTAATCAATTCGATAGTGGTCATGGATACGACCGTCTTCTTCTAATGTGTCGTAAGCACCCATACCATTTTCTGTAATCATCAATGGCACGTTGTAACGGGTGGCAATATCGCGCAGAGTATATTCTAAACCTGTTGGGTCAATCGTCCAATCCCAGTCGGTTGTGTCTAAGTTTGGATTTTTGACCATCTCATAGAAATCCGGTTGAATTTCTTCTCCGCTAAATTGTCCTTTTACGCCTGAAATATTTACCCCTTGGTATTGACGTGTAGCATCTTTTTTAGGTGCTTTGGCACACATCGAAGAATAGTAGTTAATTGCAATAAAGTCAGACATAGCCGATTGACAAATTTTTTCATCTTCTTCGTGGAAGAGTGGTTGCATATCGTGCTCTTTTAAATAACGAAAAGCTGATTCTGTATAAAAACCTTTTAAATACATATCTAAAAAATATTGATTTCGTAAATCTTGGGCATTCATGGCAGCACGTGCATCTTCTGGTTTAGAAGTTAATGGGTAGATAGGGTCATAACCTAATGCTGGTCCAATTGTTCCCCCTTCTACTAGCTCATGACATAATTTAGTAGCTAGTTTATCAGCCAAATGCATATGATGGTTAATTTGGTAACGCATTCTGGCATCATTTAGATATTTTTCTGGAACATAGTTTTTCTTTGTCCAATATTGCACAATAATACTTTGTTCGTTGATACTAATCCATTTTTTCACTTTATGCCCAAATTCTTTGAAAATTAATTCAGCAAATTCAGCAAAGTCAAAAATAGATTGGCGATCTACCCAGCCATCGTATTTTTCTACTAGCGCCATAGGCATATCATAATGGTATAAAGTTGGGATAGGCTCAATGCCGTTTGCTAGTAATTCATCAATTAAATCGTGATAAAACTGTAGGCCTTTTTGATTAACTTCACCTACGCCATCTGGTAAAACGCGTGCCCAAGCAATGGAGAAGCGATAACAATTCATCCCCAACTCTTTCATTAAAGCAACATCTTCTTTCATACGATGGTAGTGATCGCTTGTAACGGAGGCGTCAGCAAATTGGCCGCCTTGATTATTGATATCTTGCATAGATTCTTTTTTTCCATCCATTAAAGCAGCGCCTTCTACTTGATAAGCGCTAGTAGCAGCACCCCATAAAAAGTTTTTTGGAAATTGTTTCATGTTGCATTTCTCCTTCATAATTTATTGCGTCAAATAAGTCTTGGATAGGTTTTGAAATAACCAATAAGATATT
The genomic region above belongs to Enterococcus saigonensis and contains:
- a CDS encoding alpha/beta fold hydrolase, producing MDTYKINTDNGTKLDLLVLTCQKPKAIVQIIHGALEYKERYLPFAKFLQSHNFVVILSDNRGHGASVSAADPFGVMESFSTLVNDQVIISDFIQTKYPNLPLYLFGHSFGSIIARNYLQKNDQRVTKVALTGTANYVPVVPLGIAVGKFFLRFNDNQKQNKFLNWLSGNMGVEHDWLSNNPANNAQCRQDKQMVPVYPVRSLLTIWEGDRQLKNYSAYHCQNPQLPILSVVGAQDVKITGGKKGLADTLATLKKIGYTNVKSIEMPGMKHEVLNELDKQAVYTVLLNFLEE
- the purR gene encoding pur operon repressor, which encodes MKVRRSERLIDMTHYLLEHPHELIPLTFFAKRYESAKSSISEDLAIVKKTFKERGTGILDTIPGAAGGVLFVPEIPYEDAKKYIHDLAERLSEQDRLLPGGYVYLSDLLGEPELLRQVGRIIASKYLGQKIDAVMTVATKGVPIAQAVSSYLNVPFVIVRRDSKITEGSTVSVNYVSGSSERIEKMELSKRSLKRGSRVLVVDDFMKGGGTVNGMKSLIEEFECELVGVTVFAETKFKGIKAIKDYTSLLYVEDVDTKTKTISVVPGNYFSA
- a CDS encoding metal ABC transporter substrate-binding protein; its protein translation is MKKYILGLGVLLSAVVLTACGNNKEASSQNNDGKIKAIATFYPMYEFTKEVMGNEGEVELLIPAGTEPHDYEPSAKDIAKISEADAFVYNSEEMETWVDKIKDNIDKDKTKMIEASHQIDLLASSNDGHDHDEDVDEHAHEDEHTHSKDPHVWTDPVMAVKEVKEIQEELAEKYPAKKAQFEKNATSYIAKLNDLDNKYEAAFKNAQNKTFVVQHAAFGYLANQYGLTQESISGISPDQEPSPSRLAQLKHFVAEHDTKVIYFEENANSKVAETLSKETGVKLAVLNPLESLTQKQIDQGENYLSVMEKNLQALQATIK
- a CDS encoding glycoside hydrolase family 1 protein, which encodes MKQFPKNFLWGAATSAYQVEGAALMDGKKESMQDINNQGGQFADASVTSDHYHRMKEDVALMKELGMNCYRFSIAWARVLPDGVGEVNQKGLQFYHDLIDELLANGIEPIPTLYHYDMPMALVEKYDGWVDRQSIFDFAEFAELIFKEFGHKVKKWISINEQSIIVQYWTKKNYVPEKYLNDARMRYQINHHMHLADKLATKLCHELVEGGTIGPALGYDPIYPLTSKPEDARAAMNAQDLRNQYFLDMYLKGFYTESAFRYLKEHDMQPLFHEEDEKICQSAMSDFIAINYYSSMCAKAPKKDATRQYQGVNISGVKGQFSGEEIQPDFYEMVKNPNLDTTDWDWTIDPTGLEYTLRDIATRYNVPLMITENGMGAYDTLEEDGRIHDHYRIDYLQKHVIAMKNAIDNGVELLAYCPWSYIDLLSTSNGYKKRYGFVYVNRTDEDEKDLNRYKKDSFYWYQQVIATNGAKLAVDNYLVTEH
- a CDS encoding metal ABC transporter ATP-binding protein, encoding MRYIDVKDLTFYYDDEPVLEDISYYVEDGEFVILTGENGAAKSTLIKATLGLLKPSKGSIELAKENAAGKKISIGYIPQQVASFNAGFPSTVEELVRSGRYPRGRWFKRLSKKDHEHVKKALEAVGMWEMRHKKIGELSGGQKQRISLARIFATDPDLFILDEPTTGMDEQSRNEFYRLLRHSAHQHGKAILMITHDHEDIKQYADRQIRLVRKEDSPWRCFHIDRE
- a CDS encoding YczE/YyaS/YitT family protein; the encoded protein is MYKKISLFSTGLLSASFGAALFSSAAMGMDAFSTFSLGIADQLQLSFGISCIVAGLLLLTVLFLFDRNFVKIGSVLYAFGLGSLIDFWFKLFPYFLPLTGFSYLKLFIGILFFSIGIALYICADVGSGAVEAFSIFLAQKTSQDMGIVRLLLDVFFLSLGILLGASIGVGTILGVILIGPFVSFFVKLLTKILEKESFFLSKKWE
- a CDS encoding metal ABC transporter permease — encoded protein: MSLLNYEFMQRAVLAAIFIAGIAPMLGVFLVIRRQSLMADTLSHVSLAGVALGFFLNLNPNLTTMLVVVVAAVVLEYLRSMYRSYSEISIAILMAGGLALALVLMNLSGGNSATSIQSYLFGSIVTITSGQVIFLAVLFVIVRVLFFLFKRPMYVLTFDEDSAHVDGLPVHLMSMAFNILTGVAIAVMIPIAGALLISAIMVLPAAIAMRLGKSFDVVIWIATFVGLFGMLSGLTTSFYLDTPPGATITLVFIGLFLIVNVSKRLFVALQRFKNKKISQ